The window agggcagctctcttggccctctactttttttttttttttactaatgacctgtcactggcattaaacaaagcctgtgtgtctatgtatgttgATGATTGAACCCTTCAtgcgtcagcaaccacagctagtgaAATCACTGGAACCCTAAACAGAGATTTGCAGTCAGTTTTATAATGGTTGACCAGTAATAAACTAGTCCTGAACATctataaaactaagagcattgtatctGGTACAAATACAAAAAGTTCTAGACCTCAACTGAATCTGATAATCAATAATGTggctgttgagcaagttgaggagacccacttacttggtgttaccttggattgtaaactgtcatggtcaaaacatatttatTCAatggttgtgaagatggggagaggtctgtccgtgataaagagatgttctgcttttttgacaccacactccacaaagcaagtcctgcaggctctagttttatcttatcttgattattgcccagtcatatggtcaggtcctgcaaagaaggacctacaaaaactgcagctggcccagaacagagcggcacgtctagTTCTAAACTGTAATCAGAGGACTAATaccaatactatgcatgccagtctctcttggctaaaagaagaggagagacacttcttgtttttataagaaacattaatgtgttgaaaattccaaattgtttgcatagtcgacttatacacacagcactgacacacacacttaccccaccagacatgccaccaggggtcttttcacagtccccaaatccagaacaaattcaagaatatgtacagtattatatagagccatgattgcatggaactcccttccatcacAGATTgttcaagtgaacagcaaacctgttttaaaaacaaacaaacagataaagcaacacctcacggcacaacgcctctcctcaATTTGACTTAGATATTGTGTATGTATTgttatgtaggctgtgtgtgatgttttacatttatgtagttctgtccttgagctgttcttgtctattaatgttctgtattatgctatcgcagcagctaatggggatcctaataaaatacccattccctccctcctcttcattACATCCCAGTGTTGTTGGTCAAATTATTATTTAGGGGTCTGTGATGGCCCATCATTTGTATCACATAGTACTATTCTGCTTTTACTCCAGAGACTTCAACTCCCTCTCCAAACATAATGTTTATGAAAACAATCATCTGGTGAGTTTTACGTAATTATGTTTTCCCTGCACGCATGACTAACTGTCTCAACGCATGTTTATGTTCAAACATTGCACTACATCTGTTTATATTGTTCTATCTGTCTGGCATTTAATTATTGCTCCCTGTCTCCTACCAGGCATTTGAGGTGGCACAGTCAAAGCTGGGCATCCCTGCATTGCTGGATGCTAAGGACATGGTGTCCACAGAGGTGCCAGACCGGCTAAGTGTCATCACTTACCTCTCCCATTACTACCACTGCTTCAACAAGAAGTCTCATGGTGTGTGGCTAATTGTGTCATAGTCAAATTGGGAAAACAGCACATGCTGGGTTGGTTCCTCCTGTGTTTGTTTGTCAAATGTGTGTATATTCAAAATGTGCATCTTTACTAAGCAGCCAGTCCAGCCAGTTTGAAGACGCCATGTGTCGCAGAGTGCTCCAGTCACTCCAAGAAACAACCTGACTCTCCTGGAGGTTTAGAGTCATCTAAGGTAATGTAATAAAGTTGTAATGAAGCCATTTTTattagatttgtatttatttattattacttgATCTCAACTCTGTCCACAAAGTTATATATCTCAATCTCCTCTTTCTTCCCAAACTCTCACATTTCTTCTTCTTTACTGTTGCCTTTGGCTGACCTCACCCGCTCAACAGTCAAGGACAGAGGAGCGATCCATCAGAGGCAGGCCATGCAGCATTTGTGCCTCCTGCACGAAGCACGTCCACCTGGTGCAGAGACATCTCACTGAGGGGAAACTCTACCACCGCAGCTGCTTCAAGTAACAGCACTGCTCAGAAGGCAACGCTTATCCTTATCTGCAGACAGTGAAATATCATCTGTGATTTGTGTCCCTCTCATGTCATCCTGTGTTTCTCTTTCAGATGCAGTGTGTGCAGCAACACTCTCTTACCAGGGTCTTACAAAGAGGGGAGTGAAGTTGGCTCCTTGGTCTGCATCCACCACTTGACAGCCAGTCAAAATGCCCGCTCCGACTACAGTAAACAAACTGGATCAACAGAGAATCTACACAAATTAGATGAGCAGGAGGTGACACTATCTCAGGGTGGATTTACAGACAACCCCGATCTCCCACATTTTATTGGAAAAACAGACTCAGGTGAGACAGTTATTTgtggaagaggagagacagagacggagggaggtgagagaaagaCAAGGCAAGACACACTCAAGAAGCCAAGGCCACCCCGTCCTCCAAAGCCCATTGTAGAAGAGGGAACACTTGAAGATGCAGGGACACGGCCCATTCAGACAACAGAAACAAAGAGCCCAGATCCCTGTGGGCTCACACTAACACCAGACAGCGATTTGGCTTCTGGAAGCCCTGGACGGCCAGTACCTGCACCCAGACGGGTGTTAGACTCCACCCCTCCTCGTCCTGCACCCAGAACCCGTCTACCTAAAGCCTCTGTTCATGTCCCTCTCTCTGCAGGTTACCCAGTTGATAGTAAGACTTTACCCAATCCTTCTCGCAGGTGAGTTTGTTCATCAGACATAACACATTATGTAACTTTGAGTAGAATTGTCCAATGGATGCTTATTTATTTAACTTTTGACATCAGGTTTGGCCAACCCAGTGGGCCCCGTAAACCCAAAGACCCACCGTGGCTGGAGCTTGTCCAGCCAGGGCCCTGGCCCAAGCTGCCCCCTGCCCCGCCCCCTAGTATGCCCAAGCCCCCACGCTCAGGCTCTATACCCTCCCTCAGAGGGAGTTGGTACAGAGCGAGAGAACCCCCTCCCAACCCCTTTGGGGAGTTTGAGGATGAGGAGGCTGATGATGATTACACAGGGGAAGAGGGCACAATGAGAGGTGCTGAAGGCCAAGCACAGCCCTCAATGGTAACCAGCCAGACATGGTGTGGTACCAGTCAGTTAGCTGAAGCAGCCAGCTCACATTGCCAAGCTAATTTAGAGGACACATCCAGAGAAGTTGACAAGTCTAATCTTGCTGGAGCGGATAGCACAGTAAATTTACCTGAAATTGCTAATGCACCAAAGGTAGACAGTTTAGCTGAAGCAGGATGCTCACTTCCTGTATCTAATTTAGCTGAAGAAGCTGTTTCAATTGGTATATCTGAGTCAGCAGATGTTGGTGGGATAGCTAACATGGCTGAAGCAGCTGGCGTACTTGATgtatgtaatttagcagatgttgGAGTTGGAGAATCAACCAACTTGTCCAAAGCAGCTAGTTCACTTGGTTTGTCTAATTTGACTGAAGCTAAAATCACAAGTTCATCTTACTTGGCTGAGGCCGCTAGTTCACTTGATGTATCTAATCTATCTGAAGTAGCCAGTTCACTTGGTGTATCTGTTCTAGCTGGAGCTGGTGGGTTAGGAGGTTTAGTTGGAGCAGTTAGTGCACCGAACATATCTAATTTAATTGAAGAAGCTAGTTCATATGGTGTTTCTGAAGCTTCTGCCGGTTCACTTAGTGTGTCTAATTT of the Coregonus clupeaformis isolate EN_2021a unplaced genomic scaffold, ASM2061545v1 scaf1604, whole genome shotgun sequence genome contains:
- the LOC121550940 gene encoding MICAL-like protein 1 isoform X1 is translated as MGSFKALQEWCRIKCENYPNVEIRNMSSSFRDGLAFCAIIHKHRPDLIDFNSLSKHNVYENNHLAFEVAQSKLGIPALLDAKDMVSTEVPDRLSVITYLSHYYHCFNKKSHASPASLKTPCVAECSSHSKKQPDSPGGLESSKSRTEERSIRGRPCSICASCTKHVHLVQRHLTEGKLYHRSCFKCSVCSNTLLPGSYKEGSEVGSLVCIHHLTASQNARSDYSKQTGSTENLHKLDEQEVTLSQGGFTDNPDLPHFIGKTDSGETVICGRGETETEGGERKTRQDTLKKPRPPRPPKPIVEEGTLEDAGTRPIQTTETKSPDPCGLTLTPDSDLASGSPGRPVPAPRRVLDSTPPRPAPRTRLPKASVHVPLSAGYPVDSKTLPNPSRRFGQPSGPRKPKDPPWLELVQPGPWPKLPPAPPPSMPKPPRSGSIPSLRGSWYRAREPPPNPFGEFEDEEADDDYTGEEGTMRGAEGQAQPSMVTSQTWCGTSQLAEAASSHCQANLEDTSREVDKSNLAGADSTVNLPEIANAPKVDSLAEAGCSLPVSNLAEEAVSIGISESADVGGIANMAEAAGVLDVCNLADVGVGESTNLSKAASSLGLSNLTEAKITSSSYLAEAASSLDVSNLSEVASSLGVSVLAGAGGLGGLVGAVSAPNISNLIEEASSYGVSEASAGSLSVSNLAGADGICSVTGAPSALGKSDIAQSLSLPKSVSVPAISTSLSSACTQSHPPPTLSTNGAAASPSLLRPPSLPSVSEVSDSDQVPTPSHSKVR
- the LOC121550940 gene encoding MICAL-like protein 1 isoform X2; protein product: MGSFKALQEWCRIKCENYPNVEIRNMSSSFRDGLAFCAIIHKHRPDLIDFNSLSKHNVYENNHLAFEVAQSKLGIPALLDAKDMVSTEVPDRLSVITYLSHYYHCFNKKSHASPASLKTPCVAECSSHSKKQPDSPGGLESSKSRTEERSIRGRPCSICASCTKHVHLVQRHLTEGKLYHRSCFKCSVCSNTLLPGSYKEGSEVGSLVCIHHLTASQNARSDYSKQTGSTENLHKLDEQEVTLSQGGFTDNPDLPHFIGKTDSGETVICGRGETETEGGERKTRQDTLKKPRPPRPPKPIVEEGTLEDAGTRPIQTTETKSPDPCGLTLTPDSDLASGSPGRPVPAPRRVLDSTPPRPAPRTRLPKASVHVPLSAGYPVDSKTLPNPSRR